The proteins below are encoded in one region of Maribacter aestuarii:
- a CDS encoding beta-ketoacyl-[acyl-carrier-protein] synthase family protein, giving the protein MGKRVVITGLGVCAPNGVGIKDFTQALTDGKSGIRHHSQLEQLNFGCQVAAEPLIRDNVLNNYFTPLQQRGLNASGLVYGVIAGVDAWKDAGLSANTSSEPFWDYGVIFGTGILGVDKFRESIYLVDEKNVRRLGSTTVIQTMASGISAYLGGILGCGNQVTTNSSACTTGTEGILMAFERISNGKAEIVLTGSCSDSGPYVWGGFDAMRILPRNFNDQPTKASRPMSATASGFVPGSGAGALVLESLESAKKRGAKIYGEVLGGEINSGGQMGEGSMTAPNSIAVQRCIRNAVINSGIAAEDIDVINGHLTATVKDSLEIKNWSVALGRSGTDFPYINSFKGMIGHCLAAAGSIECVAAVLQFEEGMVFGNVNCDDVHPEISAMVANHKIPQKTIPYRPKVIAKASFGFGDVNACVIFAAFND; this is encoded by the coding sequence ATGGGAAAACGTGTAGTTATTACAGGATTAGGAGTCTGTGCACCGAACGGCGTAGGCATAAAAGACTTTACCCAAGCTTTGACCGACGGTAAATCCGGGATACGGCATCACTCACAACTGGAACAATTAAATTTTGGCTGTCAAGTCGCTGCAGAGCCATTGATTAGGGATAATGTATTAAACAATTACTTCACTCCACTACAACAGCGTGGATTGAATGCTTCGGGACTGGTTTACGGCGTTATAGCAGGAGTCGACGCATGGAAAGATGCAGGTCTTTCAGCTAATACTTCATCCGAGCCTTTTTGGGACTACGGTGTAATCTTCGGTACAGGTATTCTTGGTGTGGACAAGTTTAGGGAATCCATCTATCTGGTGGATGAAAAAAATGTCAGGCGTTTGGGAAGTACCACGGTAATACAGACGATGGCTAGTGGTATTAGCGCTTATTTAGGTGGTATTCTGGGCTGCGGTAATCAGGTTACAACCAATTCATCTGCATGTACGACCGGCACAGAAGGTATTTTGATGGCTTTTGAGCGCATTTCCAACGGAAAGGCAGAAATTGTGCTTACGGGGAGTTGTAGCGATAGTGGGCCTTATGTATGGGGCGGATTTGATGCTATGCGGATACTTCCTAGAAATTTCAACGACCAACCTACTAAGGCAAGCCGACCTATGAGTGCAACTGCTAGCGGTTTTGTACCTGGGAGTGGAGCAGGGGCATTGGTGCTTGAATCCTTGGAAAGTGCAAAAAAAAGGGGAGCTAAAATTTACGGAGAGGTATTGGGGGGCGAGATAAATAGTGGTGGACAAATGGGCGAAGGTTCCATGACGGCACCCAACAGCATTGCAGTGCAACGTTGTATCCGCAATGCGGTGATAAATTCCGGAATAGCGGCCGAGGATATTGATGTTATCAATGGTCATTTAACCGCTACGGTAAAAGATTCCCTAGAAATTAAGAATTGGAGCGTTGCTTTGGGTCGTAGTGGTACAGATTTTCCCTATATTAATTCTTTTAAGGGAATGATCGGGCATTGTTTAGCTGCAGCCGGAAGTATCGAATGTGTTGCCGCTGTTTTGCAGTTTGAGGAGGGAATGGTTTTCGGTAATGTTAACTGTGACGATGTGCATCCGGAAATAAGCGCCATGGTTGCTAACCATAAGATTCCGCAGAAAACGATTCCTTATAGACCCAAAGTCATTGCTAAGGCCAGTTTTGGTTTTGGAGATGTAAACGCATGTGTTATTTTTGCTGCTTTTAACGACTGA
- a CDS encoding 3-hydroxyacyl-ACP dehydratase FabZ family protein translates to MDSKSLLTYLPYQNPFLFVDELVHVDESGAKGNFTFREDLDFYKGHFKGNPVTPGVILTECCAQIGLVCLGLFILKEEKINLEKVKIGLSSSQMEFLKPVFPREKVTVTSTKLYYRFNKLKCEVKMHNASGDLLCKGIIAGMVGIK, encoded by the coding sequence ATGGATTCGAAGTCTCTTTTGACATATTTACCCTATCAAAATCCTTTTCTTTTTGTAGATGAGCTAGTACATGTGGATGAATCGGGGGCAAAGGGCAATTTTACCTTTCGTGAGGATTTAGACTTTTACAAGGGACATTTTAAAGGAAATCCGGTTACGCCAGGGGTTATTTTAACCGAGTGTTGTGCTCAAATTGGTCTGGTCTGTTTGGGACTGTTTATTTTAAAAGAGGAAAAAATAAACCTGGAAAAAGTGAAAATAGGCCTAAGCAGTTCTCAAATGGAATTTCTAAAACCAGTCTTTCCGAGAGAAAAAGTGACGGTTACCTCCACAAAATTATATTACAGGTTTAATAAGCTTAAATGTGAGGTTAAAATGCACAATGCTTCAGGCGATCTGCTGTGCAAGGGCATAATTGCCGGAATGGTAGGAATTAAATAA
- a CDS encoding SDR family oxidoreductase, with protein sequence MSKNWALILGGSNGLGLATAKKLGRHGYHIFIVHRDRRSDAEAIESAFEEIRNFGVQVKTFNADALNSDKRSELIQEMSEVLPKDHKISVLVHSIAKGSLKPMYSETNSTLSDQDFKITFEAMALSLYDWTKALVQAGLFSKDSRIISFTSEGNTKAMPNYGAVSVAKVALEALTRNIALEFAPMGIKANCIQAGITLTKSFQMIPGQEKIKEHALKRNPSGRLTTPEDVANAVYLLTREEAKWITGTVIKVDGGESLR encoded by the coding sequence ATGAGCAAAAATTGGGCCTTGATTTTAGGAGGAAGCAACGGGCTGGGCTTAGCGACTGCCAAAAAGCTGGGGCGGCATGGTTATCATATCTTCATCGTACACAGGGATAGGCGTTCTGATGCGGAGGCGATTGAATCTGCCTTTGAAGAAATTAGAAACTTTGGTGTTCAGGTTAAAACGTTCAATGCGGATGCGCTCAATTCCGATAAAAGGAGTGAGTTGATTCAAGAAATGAGCGAAGTACTCCCAAAAGACCACAAAATATCGGTGCTTGTACATAGTATTGCCAAAGGGAGTCTAAAGCCTATGTACAGTGAAACCAATAGCACTTTATCCGATCAAGATTTCAAGATTACTTTTGAGGCGATGGCTTTAAGCCTATATGATTGGACAAAAGCATTGGTACAAGCAGGATTATTTTCAAAAGATTCACGAATTATATCTTTTACCAGTGAAGGGAATACCAAGGCCATGCCCAATTATGGAGCCGTTTCCGTTGCAAAAGTAGCTTTGGAAGCACTAACCCGGAATATAGCGCTTGAATTTGCCCCGATGGGAATTAAGGCCAATTGTATCCAAGCCGGTATCACCTTGACCAAATCTTTTCAAATGATTCCCGGACAAGAGAAAATTAAGGAACACGCCTTAAAACGTAATCCAAGCGGACGCCTCACTACACCAGAAGATGTGGCAAATGCAGTCTATTTACTAACAAGGGAAGAGGCCAAATGGATTACAGGGACCGTTATCAAAGTAGACGGGGGCGAAAGTTTAAGATAG
- a CDS encoding type III polyketide synthase, whose translation MSKTKIVAVTKELPEHCRYTKDIIPFVDVWLQGQEERFKRKVVKIFEGAAVDKRYGIMPIEEVFLSTSFEDKNAIYVRESKKLGTAVLQRALKKAKWAPESLDYIITVSCTGIMIPSLDAYLINGLDLRKDIVRLPVTEMGCAAGVSGLIYAHNFLKSNPNKRIALVAVESPTATFQQNDYSMANMVSAAIFGDGAACVLLSSEEEATGPHIIGEEMYHFKDATHLMGFDLTNHGLKMILDPVVPETIAEHFPEIVHPFLEKFESDISQVDHLIFHPGGKKIVQTVEELFGKLGKNIDDTRAVLQLYGNMSSATVLYVLERFLEKDIPQGEQGLVLSFGPGFSAQRVLLEW comes from the coding sequence ATGAGCAAAACGAAAATTGTAGCGGTAACGAAAGAGCTGCCGGAGCATTGTAGATATACCAAGGACATCATACCTTTTGTGGACGTTTGGCTTCAAGGACAAGAAGAACGGTTTAAAAGAAAGGTGGTAAAAATCTTCGAAGGTGCTGCGGTTGACAAGCGTTACGGCATAATGCCCATTGAGGAAGTGTTTCTGTCTACCTCTTTTGAGGATAAGAATGCTATTTACGTTAGGGAGTCTAAAAAATTAGGTACTGCTGTTTTGCAGCGTGCACTAAAAAAGGCGAAGTGGGCACCGGAATCCTTGGATTATATAATAACAGTTAGTTGTACGGGTATCATGATTCCGTCCTTAGACGCTTATCTTATTAATGGATTGGATTTACGAAAGGATATTGTAAGGCTGCCGGTAACTGAAATGGGCTGTGCTGCGGGAGTCTCGGGACTTATTTACGCCCATAACTTTTTAAAGTCAAATCCCAATAAAAGAATTGCGCTCGTCGCCGTAGAGAGTCCTACGGCTACTTTTCAACAGAACGATTATTCCATGGCGAATATGGTCAGTGCCGCGATATTTGGGGATGGGGCGGCCTGTGTACTGTTGTCGTCAGAGGAGGAGGCCACTGGCCCCCACATTATTGGAGAGGAGATGTACCATTTTAAGGATGCTACCCACTTAATGGGTTTTGATTTGACCAACCATGGCTTGAAAATGATATTAGATCCCGTGGTGCCTGAGACCATTGCGGAACACTTTCCGGAGATCGTACATCCTTTTTTAGAAAAATTTGAAAGTGATATTTCCCAAGTAGACCATTTAATATTTCATCCCGGCGGTAAAAAAATCGTGCAAACCGTAGAAGAGCTCTTTGGTAAGCTGGGGAAGAATATAGACGACACAAGAGCTGTGTTACAGTTATATGGAAATATGAGTAGCGCTACAGTTTTATATGTGTTGGAACGCTTTTTGGAAAAAGATATACCGCAGGGAGAACAGGGGCTTGTTTTAAGCTTTGGACCTGGCTTTTCGGCACAACGCGTATTATTGGAATGGTAG
- a CDS encoding methyltransferase domain-containing protein: MIDFTKRHDGLEIMDNFQDSRADLPYIFKDINRVNHILGGNDITVNAVFKLIGEVSRESYTILDMGCGDGYMLKTLAVEARKRNIPISFIGVDLNGDALTLARQETADFPEISYTKKDILGADFSDFNCDIVITTLTMHHFENEEILSFLKRFIQLATIGVVINDLERSVLAYYLFQVFGLIFIKTKVAKIDGSISIRKGFKREELELLAKKIPDVSHEIKWKWAFRYVWIMRKRRLTNI; the protein is encoded by the coding sequence ATGATTGATTTTACAAAGCGTCATGATGGTCTGGAAATCATGGATAACTTTCAAGATAGCCGTGCTGACCTTCCATATATTTTTAAGGACATAAATCGAGTAAATCATATACTTGGCGGGAATGATATCACGGTGAACGCTGTATTCAAGCTGATTGGAGAGGTTTCCAGAGAATCGTATACGATTTTGGACATGGGGTGTGGTGACGGATATATGCTTAAAACACTTGCGGTAGAGGCACGGAAACGTAATATTCCAATATCGTTCATCGGTGTAGATTTAAATGGCGATGCATTGACACTGGCACGCCAAGAAACAGCGGATTTTCCTGAGATTAGCTATACAAAAAAGGATATTTTGGGAGCTGATTTTTCCGATTTCAATTGCGATATCGTAATTACAACTTTAACCATGCATCACTTTGAAAATGAGGAAATTTTATCATTCTTAAAGCGCTTTATACAACTGGCGACTATTGGAGTGGTCATAAACGACCTTGAACGAAGTGTCTTGGCTTATTATTTGTTTCAGGTTTTTGGGCTTATTTTTATCAAAACAAAAGTAGCTAAGATAGACGGGTCTATATCCATAAGAAAAGGCTTTAAAAGGGAAGAGTTGGAACTGTTGGCAAAGAAAATTCCCGATGTGTCACATGAAATCAAATGGAAATGGGCCTTTAGATATGTATGGATCATGAGAAAAAGGCGACTTACGAATATATGA
- a CDS encoding NAD(P)/FAD-dependent oxidoreductase, translated as MYDVIIVGGGLAGLTAAIDLSRYGYEILVFETNPYPHHKVCGEYVSQEVTPYLKGLGIDLEAEGAVKISNFEMSTVDGKKVTTRLSMGGLGISRYAFDYLLYERAKEQGVTFNFTKVQDIKFQNDDFQVNCQERISYKAKIVIGAYGKRSGLDKSLQRDFMTRKHSWLAVKEHYRNDKFPENLVALHNFEGGYGGLSKTETGDVNFCYLVHYNSFKKYTDIQDFNLKVVSKNRYLKEFLGESEPIFEKPLSIAQISFEKKQPIVNHILMCGDTAGLIHPLCGNGMAMAIHSAKLAAFSIRKYLDNTDFDRLTMEKEYTAAWNRTFRNRLWIGRKLQHVLLNRNWMNAALRTSLFSERLLKSVIARTHGKPIHYD; from the coding sequence ATGTATGATGTAATCATAGTGGGAGGAGGTTTGGCAGGGCTAACGGCAGCCATAGATTTATCGCGTTATGGATACGAAATCCTGGTCTTTGAAACTAATCCTTATCCTCATCACAAAGTATGCGGCGAATACGTCTCTCAGGAAGTAACACCCTATTTAAAAGGTCTTGGTATAGACCTCGAAGCCGAAGGGGCAGTAAAAATCTCTAATTTTGAAATGAGCACGGTCGACGGTAAAAAAGTAACTACCAGGCTTTCTATGGGGGGGTTGGGGATAAGCAGGTACGCCTTTGATTATTTACTGTACGAAAGAGCAAAAGAGCAAGGCGTGACCTTTAATTTTACAAAGGTCCAAGACATCAAATTTCAAAATGACGATTTTCAGGTTAATTGTCAGGAAAGGATATCCTATAAAGCCAAAATAGTAATAGGAGCCTACGGAAAGCGTTCGGGCCTGGATAAAAGCCTACAAAGGGATTTTATGACAAGGAAACACTCTTGGCTTGCCGTGAAGGAGCATTATAGGAATGATAAGTTCCCAGAAAATTTAGTTGCCTTGCATAATTTTGAAGGTGGTTATGGTGGATTATCAAAAACAGAGACAGGCGATGTAAATTTTTGTTATTTGGTCCATTATAATAGTTTTAAAAAATATACGGATATTCAGGACTTCAACTTGAAAGTAGTATCAAAAAACAGATATCTGAAAGAATTTTTAGGCGAATCGGAGCCTATTTTCGAAAAGCCACTATCTATAGCTCAAATCTCTTTTGAGAAAAAGCAGCCTATCGTCAATCATATTCTCATGTGTGGGGATACGGCTGGGTTAATACATCCCTTATGCGGAAACGGTATGGCAATGGCCATTCATAGCGCAAAACTTGCTGCTTTCAGTATTCGAAAGTATTTGGATAATACCGATTTTGATCGGTTGACCATGGAAAAGGAATACACTGCTGCTTGGAATAGGACTTTTAGGAATAGACTATGGATTGGACGCAAATTACAACATGTTTTGCTGAATCGAAATTGGATGAATGCTGCCTTGAGGACTTCATTATTTTCGGAGCGACTGTTAAAATCGGTTATCGCCAGAACGCACGGAAAACCCATACACTATGATTGA
- a CDS encoding OmpA family protein: protein MKTRIIKNTSYLLTLALVMSCSTVKNANKTQKGAVIGATGGAVIGGVIGNNVGSGNNTALGAILGAAIGGAAGGYIGNRMDRQAERIEEEIPGAEVKRVGEGINVTFTQDAGVYFDTNKSNVKGASATTLDKLAGIFKEYPNSNILVEGHTDSAGPDDYNMNLSKQRAESVTNYLISKNLSPTRFTTKWYGEAQPVGDNSTTEGKAKNRRVELAIVASEELKEEAVQKTKG from the coding sequence ATGAAAACAAGAATAATAAAGAATACGAGTTATTTATTGACCTTGGCTTTAGTAATGAGCTGTAGTACGGTTAAAAATGCCAATAAAACGCAAAAAGGAGCTGTTATAGGTGCCACAGGAGGTGCTGTAATCGGTGGTGTCATCGGGAACAACGTCGGAAGTGGAAACAATACGGCACTCGGCGCAATCTTGGGCGCTGCCATAGGTGGAGCTGCGGGTGGATACATTGGAAATAGAATGGACCGTCAAGCGGAGCGTATAGAGGAAGAGATTCCAGGTGCCGAAGTAAAAAGAGTAGGTGAAGGGATAAACGTAACATTTACGCAAGATGCGGGCGTTTACTTTGATACCAACAAATCCAATGTTAAAGGTGCCTCGGCAACTACTTTAGATAAATTAGCGGGTATTTTTAAAGAATACCCTAATTCCAATATTTTAGTAGAAGGTCATACCGATAGTGCCGGTCCAGATGACTATAACATGAATCTCTCGAAACAACGAGCGGAATCGGTTACCAATTATCTGATATCCAAAAATTTGTCTCCTACTAGGTTTACCACGAAATGGTACGGGGAAGCACAGCCTGTAGGTGATAATAGCACCACAGAGGGTAAAGCTAAAAACCGTAGGGTAGAGCTTGCCATTGTAGCCAGCGAAGAGTTGAAAGAGGAAGCTGTGCAAAAGACAAAAGGATAA
- a CDS encoding lipocalin family protein, whose amino-acid sequence MRKIILLASALMLIVSSCAISKDARGKRNMLSGSWTLNDISFANNAGNFKAVLFNDAEDICLEGSDWFFRDNNSTGRYTISPSTLCNAGDRFIRWSVVEQGGTSQLQFKFIDEKRNDISGGVGYRLNIETLTEQAMRLKSFVNVDGENVTVIYDFTKK is encoded by the coding sequence ATGAGAAAAATAATTTTGCTTGCAAGTGCTTTGATGCTTATCGTATCATCATGCGCAATATCAAAAGATGCTAGAGGTAAAAGAAACATGTTAAGCGGTTCTTGGACTTTGAACGATATTTCTTTTGCAAATAATGCCGGAAACTTTAAAGCTGTGCTATTCAACGACGCTGAAGATATTTGTCTTGAGGGTAGTGATTGGTTTTTTAGGGACAATAACAGTACCGGACGCTATACTATAAGTCCCTCTACACTATGTAACGCCGGAGACCGCTTTATAAGATGGTCTGTAGTAGAGCAAGGAGGTACAAGTCAATTACAATTTAAGTTTATTGACGAAAAGAGAAATGATATATCCGGTGGTGTCGGATACCGTTTGAATATCGAAACACTCACCGAACAAGCCATGAGGTTAAAGTCCTTTGTAAATGTGGACGGTGAAAACGTTACGGTCATATATGATTTTACAAAAAAATAA
- a CDS encoding alpha-ketoacid dehydrogenase subunit alpha/beta: MDYSNFQIADDIKLKLYTAMLKPRMIEEKMLILLRQGKISKWFSGIGQEAISVGIATALESDEYILPMHRNLGVFTTRSIPLYRLFAQWQGKESGFTKGRDRSFHFGTQEYKIIGMISHLGPQLGVADGIALAHKLRKEQKVTAVFTGEGATSEGDFHEALNVAAVWDLPVLFCIENNGYGLSTPTDEQFKCKDLADKGIGYGMESHIIEGNNILEVYTKVDELCVDMRKNPRPVLLEFKTFRMRGHEEASGTKYVPQNLMDTWAEKDPLDNYSAYLRETGLLSETAEQDYREAITEEIELNLQKAFDEAPITVDVTKELNEVYYDFEYQEVKPVIHKKNIRLIDAISDGFRGAMEKHDNLVIMGQDVAEYGGVFKITEGFVEAFGKERVRNTPICESAIVSAAMGLSINGMKAVMEMQFADFASSGFNPIVNYLAKTHYRWGEKVDVVIRMPCGGGVAAGPFHSQTNEAWFTKTPGLKVVYPAFPEDAKGLLATAIDDPNPVLFFEHKGLYRSVYQDVPTNAYNLPFGKANLLKEGSEITIVSYGAGVHWALGTLNELTEIKADLLDLRTLQPLDMESIYASVKKTGKLIILQEDSLFGGVASDISALVMENCFEYLDGPIKRVASLETPIPFNADLEKNYLPKDRFQKELKELIAY; encoded by the coding sequence ATGGACTACAGTAATTTTCAAATAGCGGATGATATAAAGTTGAAGCTTTATACGGCTATGTTAAAGCCGCGGATGATAGAGGAAAAAATGTTGATTCTGCTGCGGCAGGGTAAGATTTCCAAATGGTTCAGTGGTATTGGTCAAGAAGCTATTTCGGTAGGTATTGCCACCGCTTTGGAATCCGATGAGTATATTTTACCGATGCACCGAAATCTAGGGGTTTTTACCACCCGCAGTATCCCATTGTACCGTCTTTTTGCGCAGTGGCAGGGAAAAGAAAGTGGTTTTACCAAGGGTAGGGATCGGAGTTTTCATTTTGGCACCCAGGAGTACAAAATTATAGGCATGATATCGCATTTGGGTCCGCAACTTGGCGTAGCCGATGGCATAGCATTGGCCCATAAACTTAGGAAAGAGCAAAAGGTTACCGCCGTCTTTACTGGGGAAGGAGCAACGAGCGAAGGAGATTTTCACGAAGCGCTTAACGTAGCTGCAGTTTGGGATTTACCAGTCTTGTTTTGTATAGAAAACAACGGCTATGGGCTGTCCACCCCAACAGATGAGCAATTTAAATGTAAGGATTTAGCTGATAAGGGCATAGGGTATGGTATGGAATCCCATATCATTGAAGGGAACAACATCCTTGAAGTGTATACCAAGGTGGACGAGTTGTGCGTGGACATGCGTAAAAATCCCAGACCCGTGTTACTCGAATTCAAGACCTTTCGCATGCGCGGTCATGAAGAAGCGAGTGGTACAAAATATGTTCCGCAAAATCTTATGGATACCTGGGCTGAAAAGGACCCTCTGGATAATTATTCTGCATACTTAAGGGAAACTGGATTGTTGTCCGAAACCGCGGAACAGGACTATCGGGAAGCAATTACAGAAGAAATAGAATTAAATCTTCAAAAAGCATTCGATGAAGCGCCCATTACTGTTGACGTAACCAAAGAATTAAACGAAGTATATTATGATTTTGAATATCAGGAGGTTAAACCTGTTATTCATAAAAAAAATATTCGACTTATTGATGCGATTTCAGATGGCTTTCGAGGTGCGATGGAAAAGCACGATAACCTTGTAATTATGGGTCAGGATGTAGCCGAATACGGTGGGGTATTTAAGATTACAGAAGGTTTTGTGGAAGCTTTTGGTAAGGAACGTGTAAGGAATACACCCATCTGTGAATCGGCCATCGTGTCCGCCGCTATGGGACTTTCCATTAATGGCATGAAGGCCGTAATGGAAATGCAGTTCGCAGATTTTGCGAGTAGTGGTTTTAATCCTATTGTTAATTACTTGGCAAAAACCCATTACCGTTGGGGTGAAAAGGTAGATGTGGTTATTCGCATGCCTTGTGGGGGAGGTGTAGCCGCAGGGCCGTTCCATTCCCAGACCAATGAAGCTTGGTTCACGAAGACTCCTGGGCTTAAGGTAGTTTACCCTGCTTTTCCAGAAGATGCCAAAGGATTGCTGGCAACGGCCATAGACGACCCTAATCCTGTGCTTTTCTTTGAACATAAGGGCTTGTACAGAAGTGTTTACCAAGATGTTCCCACCAATGCTTATAATTTACCTTTCGGGAAGGCAAATCTTTTAAAAGAAGGCTCGGAAATTACCATTGTGAGTTATGGTGCAGGTGTGCATTGGGCTTTGGGTACGTTAAACGAACTTACCGAGATTAAAGCGGACCTTTTGGATTTAAGGACACTACAACCCTTGGATATGGAAAGTATATATGCCTCCGTTAAAAAAACCGGTAAGTTAATTATACTTCAAGAAGATAGTCTTTTTGGCGGGGTCGCCAGTGATATTTCCGCTTTGGTCATGGAAAACTGTTTTGAATATCTCGATGGTCCCATAAAAAGGGTAGCCAGCCTGGAAACGCCTATTCCTTTCAACGCTGACTTGGAAAAAAATTACCTTCCGAAGGATAGGTTTCAAAAAGAACTAAAGGAATTGATTGCCTATTAG
- a CDS encoding isopenicillin N synthase family dioxygenase, translating to MSLVPSVDLSDFISGNPKRKQQFIDEIGKAFEEIGFVALSGHFLSEELVEDLYAEIKKFFDLPQEVKDSYEIEGIGGQRGYTSFGKEHAKGRKEGDLKEFWHFGQYVTDNPKLEAEYPDNVFVKELPKFNEVGKETFKMLEKTARYVLRALALHLELEETYFDEFITNGNSILRPIHYPPITSEPKNAVRAAAHGDINLITLLMGAHGKGLQVKNHKGEWIDAIARPDQLMINVGDMLSRLSNNKLKSTIHQVVNPPKELWGTSRYSVPFFMHPISEMPLNCLENCVDEEHPKQFEDITAGEFLHERLIELGLIKQ from the coding sequence ATGAGTTTGGTACCTAGTGTAGACCTTTCCGATTTTATCTCGGGAAACCCAAAAAGAAAACAGCAGTTTATTGATGAAATTGGTAAAGCTTTTGAGGAAATTGGTTTTGTTGCTTTGAGCGGCCACTTTCTATCGGAAGAATTGGTGGAAGATCTCTATGCGGAAATCAAAAAATTCTTTGATTTGCCACAAGAAGTAAAGGATAGTTACGAAATTGAAGGAATTGGAGGACAGCGTGGGTACACTTCCTTCGGAAAGGAACATGCAAAAGGCAGGAAAGAGGGCGATTTAAAGGAGTTTTGGCATTTTGGACAATACGTAACGGACAATCCGAAACTAGAAGCAGAATACCCAGATAACGTTTTCGTAAAGGAGCTTCCAAAGTTCAACGAGGTGGGAAAAGAGACCTTTAAGATGCTGGAAAAAACGGCTCGCTATGTTTTACGTGCTTTGGCGCTGCATTTAGAATTGGAGGAAACCTATTTTGACGAATTTATCACCAATGGAAACTCCATTTTACGGCCCATTCACTATCCGCCTATTACGTCGGAACCCAAGAACGCCGTTCGCGCGGCTGCTCATGGGGACATCAATCTTATTACTTTATTAATGGGTGCTCACGGAAAGGGTTTACAGGTCAAAAACCATAAGGGAGAATGGATTGATGCTATTGCAAGGCCCGACCAGCTCATGATCAATGTCGGGGATATGCTGTCCCGACTAAGCAATAATAAATTGAAGTCTACCATACATCAAGTGGTTAATCCGCCCAAAGAATTGTGGGGAACCTCTAGATATTCCGTGCCGTTCTTTATGCACCCTATTAGTGAAATGCCGTTGAACTGTCTGGAAAATTGTGTCGATGAGGAACATCCCAAACAATTTGAGGATATCACGGCCGGCGAATTTCTTCATGAACGGCTTATTGAATTAGGACTGATAAAGCAATAG
- a CDS encoding translation initiation factor, whose product MDLQDQLKNLFPDHTPEEIPKTEKKANVWLQEDPILCKYEKRKGKPITILEGYTGADSDFKKLAKELKTKLSVGGSFKDDKIIIQGDYRDKIMEILKAKGFNVKRVGG is encoded by the coding sequence ATGGACCTACAAGACCAACTCAAGAACCTGTTTCCGGACCATACTCCGGAAGAAATTCCTAAAACGGAAAAGAAAGCGAACGTTTGGCTCCAAGAAGATCCTATTCTGTGTAAATATGAAAAGCGAAAAGGAAAACCTATCACTATTTTGGAGGGATACACCGGTGCGGATTCGGATTTTAAAAAGCTTGCTAAAGAACTAAAGACCAAATTAAGTGTGGGCGGTAGTTTTAAGGATGATAAGATTATAATTCAGGGTGATTATCGAGATAAAATCATGGAAATTTTGAAGGCCAAAGGGTTTAATGTTAAAAGGGTCGGAGGATGA